DNA sequence from the Penicillium psychrofluorescens genome assembly, chromosome: 3 genome:
TCTCAAACTGTTATTTTCTGAATAACTTGCCCAAGTCTTGTTGAAGACTGGGGCTTTCCAGTCGACCACCTAGCTTGATGCGGGTTTGCTACACGTCCAATCTTGTCTTCGAGAGAGCCCGAACACATACTGTTCGTTTCATTctgattcttcttcctctattttctttctaaATTCTTTGATTCCCCTTACACTTGGGTTACTGTCTCATGATACCCATAATTCATAATCCTGTCACCACCCTACAACCCTCACCGTGAGCCTTTCTGAACTCTGGGGGCTTGCATTGCTTTTCGTTGAAGGTGGAGACATTCTGATGATGCGCTTGCATATAATCTTTTTATTTCATTGCATCAATCTTACATTTAAACCAAGTGAATCTATTTTTGTGATGATCTGAGATATGTCCGGTCCATGATAATCAGGGCTTTGTAGATCACGTGTCTATGGCTATGAAAGAGTCCATCGAGTTTATGGCAAGTTTGAGCATGATattttttccctttctctcttttgaAGACTACTGCACGCTATTGATCTTCACACCATCCGCCTCGCACTCTTCTTGCCTCTTCCCGACCTTCTATTCGAATGCTCACGCTTTCTCTCCCTGCGCAATCGGGTAGATGCAGAGCGAGGATTGGGCCCATTGAGAGTTGTGTTATAAGTAGCGTGGCTCGGCAGCACTTTGAGCACGATCGTACTATTGCCCTCCCGGTAGTCGCTCGTGGAGGGTCCCACGGTCCGATAACCGCAATGTTGTCTCgtatgttcttctccagtcGCGATATTCTTTCTCGAGATAGCTCTCTCAAACATCGTCAATGCAGTCAGGGGCTGGTAGAACGGTACTTCGTGGCCGGATTCGTAGATTCGCACGAAGCTATACAGCTCGCTCTGCCGGACTTGTCCATGAACAATTCCGTCGGAAGTGCTAATGTTGACAAAGCCTGCCTCTTCGTACCCTGGGGCGTTGATTTGCTTGGCGATAACCTGTCCCCCGAGCCAGTTGCAGTTGAAGTCACTAGACAGTTCTCAAGTCAGCGCGATTCACTCCAGCTACGACGAGGGGTGGTGTTCTTACGCATCCCCAAAATACATCGTGACCTGCACTCCGGCTTCTAACAGCCTTCTCACATCCTGTATCGTTCCAGATTCACGGTCGTCATCGCCTGTACTTCCGAAGCCATTGCCGACAGTATAAGAGTATTCCGAAAAGTTCTGATACGCTCCAATGGCGGCTTGAATGTCAGGGCGATTGAGGTAGTCCACGTAGAACTCGTAGGGGAACGGGTCCGGTGTCAGCTCGCGCACGTCGTACTCATCGCGCCCGGAGTAGTTGTCGTAGAGCGATTCAACCTTGTCGGCGCAAAAGTTGTCCGCCCCGGAACAAACGTCGTCGCGGCCCGTGGCATAGCATTGCAGAGTCTGGTCGACGCAGTTTCCTTCGCCGTACAGGTTGTTGTACCATTCTGCCTTCACAGACGCGTTGTATGGATCATAGTCGTATGTGTTGCCGGGGAATATGGAGAAGTTGTAATACGCCTGGTACTGAATCAGGGGATCGTACCAGCCATTCCCGATAAGAACGTTCTCAAGCTCGATCGGAATGGAGCCGGGAATCCGTTTAGCATTCTGCTCCAGGAAATAATCTGCTCCCGAGTTAGTTTTCCTTCTCGTTCTTGAGTACCCGGGATTCTCTCTCTTACCATTGAACACGGGGCCATAGTGACCCCCGTAACTTTCCGTAGCGAAATTGAGGCCATTCCGTGAGTACTGTGGGAAAGCCCCCATGAACCCTTGCAGAGTCTTCCACATATTCGGAGCTGCTCCTGCGGTCGAGTTGGGAACTAAAGCAACGTTGGACTTGGAGTATGTGCCGCATGTTCCGTATGCCTGGGCGTAACCGGGGCAGGTCTCGTCCGGGAGTTGGATGATATAGCCATCGTTATCCTGGTATGCCGGAATGGGGATTGTATAAGAAAGCCCAGTCGTGGCAGGCTGGTCGATGAAGAGCTGGTGACTGTTGAGCCAGATTTATGGTTAATGAGTGGGGGAGCTTACCATATTGCTCACGTTGCTCCATGAGTGAGGATTGTTGTATACCTTGCCCTCGTAATCAACTCCGCAAGGTCCGAGTTCCTGAAATAACCCAATCATTGAAGACGATCCTGGTCCTCCGTTGATCCAGACTGTAAGCGGTGCCTGAATGCTTGTTGGTAAATCTCCTTGTAGTTACGAAAGAGGTGTTGGAACCTACATCTTTCGGATCTCCATTTCTAGTCTCGAAAAACCACCTGCGCTCGTCAGCTCACTGCTTCTGAAGCAAAGCGCTAGCTCCGTAGTGCGGGCGAGCAATCGGAAAGGTTGTTTACCAGAAAATATGTTCATTCTCCTCAACATCAGCGTAGCCAGAATAGCTCTTCACATTGGGATCCTGTTCACAGATGCCAGGGGGCACTTCCTTGTATCGCACGTTGACGCCAGCATGaccctccttcttggtcAAGTCCTTTGGCGCAGACACGAATTGCGCCGCGACCGAGTGCGCCAGCAGTGCTGCAGCTACGATTGAGATCTTCGGATATGACAGCATTTTGAACTCTGAATTTCCCGGGTGATCGAAAGAAATTCGGGTTCTGGAAGGAGTCTGGGGTTGACCTTAACTCATTCATTCGGAGAACCCCGCTCGGCCGGGTTGGAGCAGGGAGCTATATAGCTCCCCTGCATTTCGCTAGGATCAATCAGGAAGGTAGGATCCATGAATTCCGACGATCGTCCCCAATCAGCACTAGCCCGCACTGATAATCTGCCCTTATCCATTGATCAGCTCTCCGCTAATCAATGGATCCGTCGGATCTCCGGGcccatcgccgagctggcgcgcGCCATCTCTAGAATACGAGCAAATCTCGGAACACACAAGCGAACAGATTAGGTATCAATTGGACTATCCGAATTCATAACTATTAGGTGATTAACGAAGGGAAAATAAACATCCCTATCTTTCCCCCTGTAAACACCGGCCATAGATCAACATTATCAGCGAAGTCATCGACGATCTCACTCAAATACAGACCAAATAGAAATCGTCTAGTCTGCACGTAAAGTAGCAACCATCTTCAAGAAAAATAAGAGAACAAACGCGCAGAAAAAAAACCCCAGCTACATTGGGTATCACTCCacgtcctcctcttccttgctgGCAGCCAAGAAGAATCGACCCTTCGGCTTACCAGGCTCTTCATACTCAACCGTCAAGCGAGACAGATGGCCCAGCAAATTCTCGATCTTGATATCGCCCTTGCTGTGCCTCACTCGACCGAGGTCATCGAGCCATTTGACCTTGTTAAGGATGAAGTAGACGAGCGCAATGACGATCTCGACACCGAGCGAGTAGCCCCAGATGCGAACCACGGTGACGATATTCGTCCAGCCGTTCCTGGTCTCGACGAATTGGTCCTTTGGGATGGTGGGCATGTCTTGGTTGGTGAACCAGCCGAACAGACAGAAGATGGTTGCCAGAATATCCACGCCTAGAATTGCGGTTACCAGGTGGATGGACGGCCAGACGTCGCTGCCGCGCGTTACAAAGATCAGCCAGTTCTCCGTCAGTGCCACTTCCAGGAAGAGCACTTCTTGGATCGAGCCCCAGTTCTGGATGATACCGCCCGACGGCAGGAACATGGAGCCACGCACAACCCATGTGCCCAGGGCAAGTAGAAAACCTAGGAATACGGAGATTACCCAGATCTTGGGGAGCTGCCATTCCACAGGGCGAAGTTCGAACGAGGCGTTGTCGTATGCCACGGCGACGGTAGCCAGATCAGCGAAGAGAGCTAGGAAGACGATGAGCTCGACTCGAATGCTTTCGTTCAGGATAATCATCGACGTCACCAGGTAGATCTCCAAGTGCAAGCAAAGCGCGATCCGGTACTGAATGTAAGCCTTCATGCGGTGGAAGATCTGGCGCGCAACCTTGATCGAGTCGATGATGGTCGACAGACCAGGTTCCAGGAACACGATATCCGATGCCGTCTGGGCAGCTTCGGAGGCGCCTTCGACGGCGATACCGCAGTCTGCTTTCTTAAGAGATGGTGCATCGTTCACACCGTCACCCGTCATAGCGGTCAAATGGCCTCGCTCTTGCAGCATCTGCACGACTTGAAACTTGTGTTCTGGGAAAACTTCGGCAAAGCCATCTGCTTTCTCGACGAGATCACTAGCCATTGCGCCGCTTAGACCGCCGTGGATAAGCTTGTCCGAATTGTACACCTTGGTACCTAGCGCAAGCATCTTGCAGGTCTCCTTCGCAATAGCAATAGCATCACCCGTCAGCATCTTGACACTGATGCCGAGATTCTGAGCTTCGCTGATGGTCTGTGCCGTATCCTCGCGGGGCGGATCAAACATAGGCAGCATGCCCAGCAGAGTCCAGTCCTCGCCTTGTTTTTGGACAGCCACTCCGAGAGAGCGGAACCCGCGATGCGCAAATTCCTGAGCTTTAGCCTTGTACATGTCGGCGGTGGCCTTGGCGCATTTGGTTAACTGCAGCACGGCCTTAGGCGCGCCCTTGGTACATGTGTATTGTACCCCATCGCAGGTTGCAACAGTCACAATGCGTTTAGAGACAGGATCGAACGGGATAAACTTCTCCGTTTTCCAGCCACGGCAAAGGATCTCGCGAGCTTTGGGATATTGCCGGAGGGCCAAGACGGTGACCTTGTCGATAGGGTCGAGCGAACCGGTATTGTGCGAGGATGCAAGCACGGCGACGGCAAACATCCAGTCGACATCGACGCCTTCGGCCACATACGGGTCGCGAATGCTCAATTTGTTGGCCGTCAGGGTGCCGGTTTTGTCGGAGCAGAGAATATCCACGCCCTGATACTGTTAGCAGCTTGAATTCTTCTGATTGAGGAGAAACGTACAGCCAACGATTCAATTGCCGTTAGTTTCTGAACAAtcgctttcttcttggccaggTATGCAGCGCCCACTGCCATGGTAGTGGTCGTGACCACGGGAAGACCGACGGGAACACCGATGATAAGCAAAGACAGAGTGTAGTGAAGAAGCGTCTGCTGTCCGGGCGAGGCAATGGGGATGTGACGGAAGAATCCACCGATCCAGGCTGCGAGAATCCAGGCCATGACAAGGACCAAGAGAGACGTTCCGATATTGTCCATGACGATTTCGAAGTGACCAGCGCCCTTGGCAGACTGCACCATGCTTGCAGTACGGCCGACGAAGGATGTTTTGGCCGGCGTCTGAACCACAGCGTACGCTTTGCCACGCTTGCATCCGGTCGTGTAGAAGATGATGTCGCCCATGTACCGATCGACGGCCAGGGATTCTCCAGTGATTGCCGAGTGGTCGCAAGCCAGGATGGGATAGCCGCGGCGACGGGGCTTCTGCGGCTCGGTCTCTTCTTTGCCGTCAGCTTCGCCTTCACCTTCTTTGCCCTGATTATTGTCCTCATTGCCCTTCTTTTCACCTTCGCCTtca
Encoded proteins:
- a CDS encoding uncharacterized protein (ID:PFLUO_005567-T1.cds;~source:funannotate) gives rise to the protein MLSYPKISIVAAALLAHSVAAQFVSAPKDLTKKEGHAGVNVRYKEVPPGICEQDPNVKSYSGYADVEENEHIFCHQLFIDQPATTGLSYTIPIPAYQDNDGYIIQLPDETCPGYAQAYGTCGTYSKSNVALVPNSTAGAAPNMWKTLQGFMGAFPQYSRNGLNFATESYGGHYGPVFNDYFLEQNAKRIPGSIPIELENVLIGNGWYDPLIQYQAYYNFSIFPGNTYDYDPYNASVKAEWYNNLYGEGNCVDQTLQCYATGRDDVCSGADNFCADKVESLYDNYSGRDEYDVRELTPDPFPYEFYVDYLNRPDIQAAIGAYQNFSEYSYTVGNGFGSTGDDDRESGTIQDVRRLLEAGVQVTMYFGDA
- a CDS encoding uncharacterized protein (ID:PFLUO_005568-T1.cds;~source:funannotate) translates to MAGEDEDVERAPEARRGSRISRASLKDDWANLDEYGKLVKYVSTFRDTGAVDEEEGDFIEKRIWYAPWKKRRVRVHKVDDGGAKFPDDWLITDIREGLSNEEASQRRQRAGWNELVSEKENPIAKVLSYFRGPILYVMELAVLLAAGLDDWVDFGVIIGILCLNAAVGWYQEKQAADVVASLKGDIAMRALVVRDSSQQEILARELVPGDVIIVGEGQVIPADSKVICDYDDPNGWEEFNQLQEQGMLGGGSSESEDEGEGEKKGNEDNNQGKEGEGEADGKEETEPQKPRRRGYPILACDHSAITGESLAVDRYMGDIIFYTTGCKRGKAYAVVQTPAKTSFVGRTASMVQSAKGAGHFEIVMDNIGTSLLVLVMAWILAAWIGGFFRHIPIASPGQQTLLHYTLSLLIIGVPVGLPVVTTTTMAVGAAYLAKKKAIVQKLTAIESLAGVDILCSDKTGTLTANKLSIRDPYVAEGVDVDWMFAVAVLASSHNTGSLDPIDKVTVLALRQYPKAREILCRGWKTEKFIPFDPVSKRIVTVATCDGVQYTCTKGAPKAVLQLTKCAKATADMYKAKAQEFAHRGFRSLGVAVQKQGEDWTLLGMLPMFDPPREDTAQTISEAQNLGISVKMLTGDAIAIAKETCKMLALGTKVYNSDKLIHGGLSGAMASDLVEKADGFAEVFPEHKFQVVQMLQERGHLTAMTGDGVNDAPSLKKADCGIAVEGASEAAQTASDIVFLEPGLSTIIDSIKVARQIFHRMKAYIQYRIALCLHLEIYLVTSMIILNESIRVELIVFLALFADLATVAVAYDNASFELRPVEWQLPKIWVISVFLGFLLALGTWVVRGSMFLPSGGIIQNWGSIQEVLFLEVALTENWLIFVTRGSDVWPSIHLVTAILGVDILATIFCLFGWFTNQDMPTIPKDQFVETRNGWTNIVTVVRIWGYSLGVEIVIALVYFILNKVKWLDDLGRVRHSKGDIKIENLLGHLSRLTVEYEEPGKPKGRFFLAASKEEEDVE